One Glycine soja cultivar W05 chromosome 2, ASM419377v2, whole genome shotgun sequence genomic region harbors:
- the LOC114370667 gene encoding homeobox protein knotted-1-like 12, whose translation MEARQIGGNGSGRKGVEGSDHVEIKENEEVLKKIIATHPLYEVLIQSHISCLKVGLIEAGEFDATSDAWKKLVNSKSKATPSPNTSELDHFMEAYCMALSKLQEAIEEPTKETNAFIRATYLQLKELNELN comes from the exons ATGGAAGCTAGACAAATTGGAGGAAATGGATCAGGGAGAAAGGGGGTTGAGGGAAGTGATCATGtagagatcaaagaaaatgaagagGTTCTAAAGAAGATTATTGCAACTCATCCTTTGTATGAAGTTTTGATTCAATCCCACATCAGCTGCTTGAAG GTGGGATTAATTGAAGCTGGAGAGTTTGATGCAACAAGTGATGCATGGAAGAAGCTGGTTAACTCGAAGTCCAAAGCAACTCCAAGTCCAAACACTTCAGAGTTAGATCACTTCATG GAAGCGTATTGCATGGCACTGAGCAAGCTGCAGGAAGCGATAGAGGAACCAACAAAAGAAACCAATGCTTTCATCAGAGCTACGTATCTTCAACTAAAGGAGCTCAATGAACTGAATTGA
- the LOC114384685 gene encoding cyclin-SDS: MASRSRKSKRKLEPEPHPLVITKKLRQKLPRRRRQNISPVLLVGISAQNPRFSVDSSSVSDFAVGEASCNSSRASVAGKGNINSRNEFSTDSTRNRRFEKRNENEVEVSESSCVDSASFASERNRSLILKFKREDKNLNENDDVSEACTKSEITTVLKFKSGSETKNAKEDDDVWCAKSEITCSEEQFNSNSKSSGNGNGNIKVSSDSNANDFVSFSSGVRASSFHEEANRNKENTKNRASESEYSEVSRSLHVEENCADLIAQSMTKEDSDVYDVVADLACSEDLRFSYCNDDDDDNESEYCSSQGTVLSEFHSELFGECSQNELSDYCPSSLFVDSGSQFSEGSVGETPSPTHLLFLQYSKEFAELVSAPPLKNASNVEDVVNFVRFEDLDDEDSYQMLRKRERRQGYVLNYGDGYFSTTEFGDTVIEQRAQMVHWIIEQSCRRQLRQETLFLGVNLLDRFLSKGYFKAKRNLLIVGIACLTLATRIEENQQYNRVGQKNFYIGSNVYSRSEVVAMEWVVQEVLKFQCFLPTIYNFLWYYLKAANADAVVEKRVKYLAVLALSGHEQLCYWPSTVAAALVILACLEFNQISSHKVIGIHVRSKDENLYECIESLEWVLRFPG, from the exons ATGGCATCCAGATCGAGAAAATCGAAGCGCAAGCTCGAGCCGGAGCCACATCCGCTCGTCATCACCAAGAAGCTCCGGCAGAAGCTCCCTCGCCGGCGCCGTCAAAACATCTCGCCAGTGCTCCTCGTCGGCATCTCCGCCCAGAATCCTCGTTTCTCCGTCGATTCCAGCTCCGTCTCCGACTTCGCCGTAGGCGAAGCCTCGTGCAACTCCAGCAGAGCCTCCGTCGCCGGCAAGGGAAACATAAACTCGAGAAACGAATTCTCGACCGATTCAACGAGAAATCGGAGATTCGAGAAGCGGAACGAGAACGAAGTTGAGGTGTCGGAGTCTTCGTGCGTTGACTCTGCTTCGTTCGCGAGCGAACGTAACAGAAGCTTGATTCTGAAGTTTAAAAGAGAAGATAAGAATCTAAACGAAAACGACGACGTTTCGGAAGCGTGCACGAAATCTGAGATTACTACTGTTCTGAAGTTCAAAAGCGGAAGCGAGACtaagaatgcaaaagaagaCGACGACGTTTGGTGCGCGAAGTCAGAGATTACTTGTAGCGAGGAACAGTTCAATTCAAACTCAAAGTCCTCCGGTAACGGTAACGGAAACATAAAAGTCTCTTCGGATTCAAACGCAAACGACTTCGTGTCGTTTAGTTCCGGTGTTCGCGCGTCGTCGTTTCATGAGGAAGCGAACAGAAACAAGGAAAACACTAAAAACAGAGCATCGGAATCTGAATACTCTGAAGTTTCTAGAAGCCTCCACGTGGAAGAGAATTGCGCTGATTTAATAGCGCAATCGATGACGAAGGAGGATTCGGATGTATACGACGTCGTTGCGGATCTCGCTTGCTCTGAGGATCTGCGTTTCTCGTACTGcaacgacgacgacgacgacaaCGAATCGGAGTACTGTTCGAGTCAGGGAACCGTGTTATCCGAATTTCATTCCGAGCTTTTCGGCGAATGCTCGCAGAATGAGCTTTCGGATTACTGTCCGTCGTCGCTGTTCGTGGATTCCGGAAGCCAGTTTTCGGAAGGATCCGTCGGAGAAACTCCTTCGCCGACGCATTTGTTGTTCCTTCAGTACAGCAAGGAGTTCGCAGAGCTAGTTTCTGCTCCTCCGTTGAAGAACGCTTCAAACGTTGAAGATGTTGTCAAT TTTGTGAGATTTGAAGATTTGGATGACGAAGACAGCTACCAGATGCTGAGGAAGAGGGAGAGGAGGCAAGGCTATGTGTTGAATTATGGTGATGGATATTTCTCTACCACTGAATTCGGAGACACCGTGATTGAGCAACGTGCGCAAATGGTTCACTGGATCATTGAG CAATCTTGTCGAAGACAGCTTCGGCAAGAGACTCTGTTTCTTGGAGTCAACCTACTTGATCGTTTCCTAAGCAAAGGATACTTCAAAGCCAAAAGAAACCTTCTAATTGTTGGAATAGCTTGCCTCACGTTAGCGACCAGGATCGAAGAAAATCAGCAATACAACAG AGTGGGGCAAAAAAATTTCTACATAGGAAGCAATGTGTACAGTAGAAGCGAGGTGGTAGCTATGGAATGGGTGGTGCAGGAGGTGCTCAAGTTTCAGTGCTTTCTGCCTACCATCTACAATTTCTTGTG GTATTACCTAAAAGCAGCTAATGCTGATGCAGTCGTTGAGAAGAGGGTCAAGTATCTGGCAGTGCTGGCACTGTCAGGTCATGAGCAACTGTGCTACTGGCCTTCAACAGTTGCTGCAGCACTTGTAATCCTGGCTTGTCTTGAATTCAATCAAATTTCATCCCACAAAGTCATAGGG ATTCACGTTAGATCAAAAGATGAGAATTTGTACGAATGCATAGAG AGCCTGGAGTGGGTGTTACGCTTTCCTGGATAG
- the LOC114384690 gene encoding binding partner of ACD11 1-like isoform X2, with protein MSIKTVKVSNISLVTFKKDIEEFFSFSGDIRYIEMQRESGHTQVAYVTFKDTQGADTAVLLTGSKIGDLYVTITPVEKYQLPPEALPSSPTNQSPDAVKKAEDVMSTMLAKGFILGKDAINKAKAFDEHHQLTSNASSTVASIDRKIGLSDKLSFGTAVFNGKVREMDERYQLSEMTKSAMAAAEQKASSAGSAIMSNPYVKSGASWFSSAFTAIAKAAEDVSTMTKEKVEQAVVERNEIIYGERKGTVDEFAKTHLEEASDIGPAVVPVNSDDDRKLATIL; from the exons ATGTCG ATAAAAACAGTTAAGGTTAGCAACATATCATTGGTTACTTTCAAGAAGGACATTGAAGAATTCTTTTCATTCTCAGGTGATATTCGATATATTGAGATGCAAAG GGAAAGTGGTCACACTCAGGTTGCTTATGTTACATTCAAGGATACACAGGGAGCAGACACGGCAGTTCTCTTAACG gGTTCCAAGATAGGTGATCTATATGTCACCATCACACCTGTGGAGAAGTATCAGCTGCCCCCTGAAGCACTTCCCTCAAGTCCA ACAAACCAAAGCCCTGATGCAGTTAAGAAGGCTGAAGATGTAATGAGCACCATGCTTGCTAAGGGTTTCATTTTAGGAAAGGATGCTATCAACAAGGCAAAAGCCTTTGATGAACATCATCAATTAACCTCAAATGCTTCGTCCACAGTTGCTTCCATTGATCGTAAAATAGGTTTAAGTGATAAACTAAGTTTTGGAACAGCTGTTTTCAATGGAAAGGTGAGAGAGATGGATGAAAGGTATCAGCTTTCTGAAATGACAAAGTCTGCTATGGCTGCTGCAGAGCAAAAGGCAAGTAGTGCTGGATCTGCCATCATGAGCAATCCTTACGTAAAAAGTGGAGCTTCATGGTTTTCTAGTGCCTTTACTGCTATAGCAAAGGCAGCCGAGGATGTCAGCACGATGACCAAGGAAAAGGTTGAACAGGCTGTGGTGGAAAGGAACGAGATCATTTATGGTGAAAGGAAAGGGACTGTTGATGAATTTGCAAAGACGCACTTAGAGGAGGCTTCAGACATTGGCCCTGCAGTAGTTCCTGTTAATTCAGATGATGACAGAAAGCTGGCAACAATTTTATAA
- the LOC114384690 gene encoding binding partner of ACD11 1-like isoform X1 produces the protein MSAMVEHTDQRAEAIPQSTAAPNWTIHVSDIKTVKVSNISLVTFKKDIEEFFSFSGDIRYIEMQRESGHTQVAYVTFKDTQGADTAVLLTGSKIGDLYVTITPVEKYQLPPEALPSSPTNQSPDAVKKAEDVMSTMLAKGFILGKDAINKAKAFDEHHQLTSNASSTVASIDRKIGLSDKLSFGTAVFNGKVREMDERYQLSEMTKSAMAAAEQKASSAGSAIMSNPYVKSGASWFSSAFTAIAKAAEDVSTMTKEKVEQAVVERNEIIYGERKGTVDEFAKTHLEEASDIGPAVVPVNSDDDRKLATIL, from the exons ATGTCG GCCATGGTGGAACATACGGATCAAAGAGCTGAAGCTATTCCCCAATCCACAGCTGCACCAAATTGGACTATTCATGTGTCAGAC ATAAAAACAGTTAAGGTTAGCAACATATCATTGGTTACTTTCAAGAAGGACATTGAAGAATTCTTTTCATTCTCAGGTGATATTCGATATATTGAGATGCAAAG GGAAAGTGGTCACACTCAGGTTGCTTATGTTACATTCAAGGATACACAGGGAGCAGACACGGCAGTTCTCTTAACG gGTTCCAAGATAGGTGATCTATATGTCACCATCACACCTGTGGAGAAGTATCAGCTGCCCCCTGAAGCACTTCCCTCAAGTCCA ACAAACCAAAGCCCTGATGCAGTTAAGAAGGCTGAAGATGTAATGAGCACCATGCTTGCTAAGGGTTTCATTTTAGGAAAGGATGCTATCAACAAGGCAAAAGCCTTTGATGAACATCATCAATTAACCTCAAATGCTTCGTCCACAGTTGCTTCCATTGATCGTAAAATAGGTTTAAGTGATAAACTAAGTTTTGGAACAGCTGTTTTCAATGGAAAGGTGAGAGAGATGGATGAAAGGTATCAGCTTTCTGAAATGACAAAGTCTGCTATGGCTGCTGCAGAGCAAAAGGCAAGTAGTGCTGGATCTGCCATCATGAGCAATCCTTACGTAAAAAGTGGAGCTTCATGGTTTTCTAGTGCCTTTACTGCTATAGCAAAGGCAGCCGAGGATGTCAGCACGATGACCAAGGAAAAGGTTGAACAGGCTGTGGTGGAAAGGAACGAGATCATTTATGGTGAAAGGAAAGGGACTGTTGATGAATTTGCAAAGACGCACTTAGAGGAGGCTTCAGACATTGGCCCTGCAGTAGTTCCTGTTAATTCAGATGATGACAGAAAGCTGGCAACAATTTTATAA
- the LOC114384701 gene encoding putative pentatricopeptide repeat-containing protein At1g12700, mitochondrial, which yields MLRARGRRASLHWFHLLVRHLGSFSNPTDFRSSSTFTNRAQFLDSMRSLKSEESALSFFHKMVAMNPLPPDKDFATLFGVIVKMKHYATAISLIKHTYSLGVKPDVHTLTIVINCLCHLKHTVFGFSVLGAMFKIGVEPTVVTFATLINGLCAEGNVGAAARFADSLEDMGYESNSYTHGTIINGLCKVGDTAGAISYLEKIEGRNRGFDLLIAYSTIMDSLCKDGMLCLALNFFSGMTCKGIQPDLVAYNSLIHGLCSFGRWNEAAALFGNMMTKGIVPNVQTFNVLVDNFCKEGKISRAKTIMCFMVHVGVEPDVVTYNSVISGHCLLSQMNDAVKVFELMIHKGLLPNVVTYSSLIHGWCKTRNINKAIFVLDEMVNNGLNLDVVTWSTLIGGFCKAGRPEAAIELFCTMHEHHQLPNLQTCAIILDGLFKCQFHSEAISLFRKMEKMNLELNIVTYNIVLDGMCSFGKFNDARELFSCLPSKGIQIDVVAYTTMIKGLCKEGLLDDAEDLLMKMEENGCPPNEFTYNVLVRGLLQRYDISRSTKYLMLMKGKGLSADATTTELLISYFSANKENSALQVFLQKFV from the coding sequence ATGTTGCGAGCAAGAGGAAGAAGAGCTTCCCTTCATTGGTTCCATCTTCTTGTTCGACACTTGGGTTCTTTTTCCAATCCAACAGACTTTCGTTCTTCTTCAACCTTCACAAACAGAGCCCAATTCCTCGATTCCATGAGAAGCCTCAAAAGTGAAGAGTCTGCTCTGAGTTTCTTCCACAAAATGGTTGCCATGAACCCTCTCCCTCCCGACAAGGATTTCGCCACACTGTTCGGAGTCATTGTGAAGATGAAACATTACGCAACCGCAATTTCCCTGATCAAACACACGTATTCATTAGGGGTGAAACCCGATGTGCACACTCTGACCATTGTCATCAATTGTTTGTGCCATCTGAAGCACACGGTGTTTGGGTTCTCTGTATTAGGAGCCATGTTTAAAATTGGTGTGGAGCCCACAGTGGTGACTTTTGCCACACTGATTAATGGGCTGTGTGCGGAAGGCAATGTGGGTGCAGCAGCGAGGTTTGCCGATAGTTTGGAAGACATGGGCTATGAATCTAACAGTTACACCCATGGCACCATAATTAATGGATTGTGTAAGGTCGGTGACACGGCTGGTGCAATCTCGTATCTTGAGAAGATCGAGGGAAGAAATCGCGGTTTCGATCTTCTTATAGCTTACAGCACAATCATGGACAGCCTTTGCAAGGATGGGATGCTATGCCTGGCTTTGAATTTCTTCTCGGGAATGACCTGTAAAGGTATTCAACCTGATCTCGTCGCTTATAATTCATTGATTCATGGCCTTTGCAGCTTTGGTAGATGGAATGAGGCTGCAGCTCTTTTCGGTAACATGATGACAAAGGGAATCGTACCAAATGTGCAAACTTTTAATGTTTTAGTTGACAATTTCTGCAAAGAGGGGAAGATTTCAAGGGCAAAAACTATAATGTGTTTCATGGTCCATGTGGGTGTGGAACCTGATGTTGTCACGTATAATTCAGTTATTAGTGGTCATTGTTTGCTAAGTCAAATGAATGATGCCGTGAAAGTATTTGAGTTGATGATTCACAAGGGCCTCTTGCCAAATGTTGTAACTTATAGTTCATTAATCCATGGATGGTGTAAAACTAGAAACATAAATAAGGCTATCTTTGTGTTGGATGAGATGGTTAATAATGGACTAAATCTGGATGTTGTCACTTGGAGCACTCTTATTGGGGGCTTTTGCAAAGCAGGGAGACCAGAAGCTGCCATAGAATTGTTTTGTACAATGCACGAGCATCACCAACTTCCCAATCTCCAAACATGTGCCATTATTTTGGATGGACTATTCAAGTGTCAATTTCATTCTGAGGCAATATCATTGTTTAggaagatggagaagatgaatttGGAACTTAATATCGTAACATACAACATTGTTCTGGATGGAATGTGTAGTTTTGGAAAATTCAATGATGCACGAGAACTCTTTTCGTGTTTGCCAAGTAAAGGCATACAAATTGATGTTGTTGCTTATACCACAATGATTAAAGGTCTATGTAAAGAAGGACTATTGGATGATGCTGAAGACTTATTGATGAAAATGGAAGAGAATGGCTGTCCCCCAAATGAGTTCACTTATAATGTCTTAGTCCGAGGATTGCTGCAAAGATATGATATTTCAAGATCAACAAAATACCTTATGCTAATGAAAGGCAAAGGTTTATCAGCAGATGCTACTACAACAGAATTGCTTATCAGCTACTTCTCtgctaataaagaaaatagtgCATTACAAGTGTTTTTGCAGAAGTTTGTTTGA